From the Lathyrus oleraceus cultivar Zhongwan6 chromosome 4, CAAS_Psat_ZW6_1.0, whole genome shotgun sequence genome, one window contains:
- the LOC127075552 gene encoding phospholipid-transporting ATPase 1 has translation MMETENTSGNSFMQNSSSRTTFGHSESKPVRHGSNSKVDSEAFSMSQKEISDEDARLIYVDDPDKTNERFEFSGNSIRTGKYSFFTFLPRNLFEQFHRVAYVYFLIIAILNQLPQLAVFGRGASLLPLTIVLLVTAVKDAYEDWRRHRSDKVENNRLGFVLVNGRFIEKKWKDIRVGEIIKINANQPIPCDFVLLSTSDPTGVAYVQTLNLDGESNLKTRYAKQETQFKFRDKERYSGLIKCEKPNRNIYGFQATMEVDGKRLSLGSSNIVLRGCELKNTNCVVGVAVYCGRETKAMLNNSGAPSKRSRLETQMNSEIIMLSVFLVALCTVTSVCAGVWLKQNKSKLNLLPYYRKLDVSKGKEENYQYYGWGVEIIFTFLMSVIVFQIMIPISLYISMELVRVGQAYFMIKDSRLYDEATNSKFQCRALNINEDLGQIKYVFSDKTGTLTENKMEFQCASIWGVDYSSAKAGLENEQVEYSLQVDGKVLKPKMKVKVNEELFQLSKSGFANRDGKRIYDFFLALAACNTIVPLVIDTSDPTVKLVDYQGESPDEQALTYAAAAYGFMLIERTSGYIVIDIHGERQRFNVLGLHEFDSDRKRMSVILGYNDNSVKLFVKGADTSMFSVINKSLNTNIIQATETHLHAYSSIGLRTLVIGMRDLNPSEFDQWHFAFEAASTSLIGRAALLRKVATNVENNLCILGATAIEDKLQQGVPESIESLRQAGIKVWVLTGDKQETAISIGYSSRLLTGGMTQFRIKSNNRESCRRHLQDALLMSRKNEVGNYFDGSSVDVVSTPMALIIDGTSLVYILDNELEEELFELSQRCSVVLCCRVAPLQKAGIVSLVKKRTADMTLAIGDGANDVSMIQMADVGVGISGQEGRQAVMASDFAMGQFRFLVPLLFIHGHWNYQRLGYMVLYNFYRNAVFVLILFWYVLFTAFTVTTAINEWSSVLYSIVYTAVPTIVVGILDKDLSKRTLLHNPQLYGAGQRQEAYNKKLFWLMIADTLWQSIVVFFAPLFAYWGSTIDIASIGDLWTLSVVILVNLHLAMDVIRWTWISHASIWGSIVATFICVMIIDAIPALHGYWAIFDVAGTVLFWLCLIGIQIAALLPRFVVKFIHQYYCPNDIQISREVEKFKNPRINRDAEIEMFHISNPQR, from the exons ATGATGGAAACTGAAAACACATCTGGGAATTCCTTCATGCAGAACTCATCATCACGTACAACTTTTGGTCACTCAGAGTCCAAGCCTGTGAGGCATGGTTCAAACTCAAAGGTTGATTCTGAAGCTTTCAGTATGTCTCAGAAAGAAATCAGCGACGAAGATGCTAGGTTGATTTATGTGGATGATCCTGATAAGACAAATGAGAGATTTGAATTTTCAGGGAATTCAATTCGTACCGGAAAGTATTCTTTTTTCACTTTTCTTCCTAGGAATTTGTTTGAACAGTTTCATAGAGTTGCTTATGTTTATTTCCTTATAATTGCTATTCTTAATCAGTTACCTCAACTAGCTGTTTTTGGGAGAGGTGCTTCACTTTTACCATTAACTATTGTTCTTCTTGTTACTGCTGTTAAGGATGCTTATGAGGATTGGAGGAGACATAGGTCAGATAAAGTTGAGAACAATAGATTAGGATTTGTTTTGGTGAATGGTCGTTTCATAGAGAAGAAATGGAAAGATATTAGAGTTGGTGAGATTATTAAAATCAATGCTAATCAACCAATTCcttgtgattttgttttgttgTCGACTAGTGATCCTACCGGTGTTGCTTATGTTCAGACTCTTAATCTAGATGGCGAGTCGAATTTGAAAACTAGGTATGCGAAACAAGAGACTCAGTTTAAGTTTCGGGATAAGGAGAGGTATAGTGGTTTGATTAAGTGTGAGAAACCGAATAGGAACATATATGGATTTCAAGCTACAATGGAGGTTGATGGGAAGAGATTGTCTCTTGGTTCTTCCAATATTGTACTTAGAGGATGTGAGCTTAAGAATACTAATTGTGTTGTTGGTGTTGCTGTGTATTGTGGTCGTGAGACCAAAGCTATGCTCAACAATTCAGGAGCTCCGTCTAAGAGAAGCCGGCTCGAGACTCAGATGAACTCCGAGATCATCATGCTTTCTGTCTTTCTTGTAGCTTTGTGTACAGTCACTTCAGTTTGTGCTGGTGTTTGGTTAAAGCAAAACAAAAGTAAATTAAACCTGTTGCCTTATTATAGGAAATTGGATGTTTCGAAGGGAAAAGAGGAAAATTATCAATATTATGGATGGGGAGTGGAAATCATTTTCACATTCCTTATGTCAGTTATAGTTTTCCAGATTATGATCCCTATATCGTTGTACATTTCTATGGAGCTTGTCCGTGTTGGTCAGGCCTATTTCATGATCAAAGATTCCAGATTGTATGACGAGGCAACAAATTCAAAGTTTCAGTGCAGGGCCTTGAATATCAATGAAGATTTAGGGCAAATTAAATATGTTTTTTCGGACAAAACTGGTACTCTCACTGAGAACAAGATGGAGTTTCAATGCGCGAGTATCTGGGGCGTTGATTACAGTTCTGCAAAAGCCGGTCTTGAGAATGAGCAAGTTGAATACTCTCTTCAAG TGGATGGAAAGGTCTTGAAGCCAAAGATGAAGGTGAAAGTTAATGAAGAGCTTTTCCAATTATCGAAAAGTGGATTTGCAAACAGAGATGGAAAACGGATTTACGATTTCTTTCTTGCACTCGCAGCATGCAATACTATTGTGCCTCTTGTAATCGACACATCTGACCCTACAGTCAAGCTGGTAGATTATCAAGGGGAATCACCAGATGAACAGGCATTGACTTATGCTGCCGCTGCCTACGGCTTTATGCTTATTGAAAGAACCTCAGGTTACATAGTCATTGATATTCATGGAGAAAGACAAAG GTTCAATGTCTTGGGTTTGCATGAATTTGATAGTGATCGGAAAAGGATGTCGGTTATATTAGGATACAACGACAACTCAGTAAAACTTTTTGTCAAAGGGGCGGATACATCAATGTTTAGTGTAATCAATAAATCATTGAACACAAACATAATACAAGCAACAGAAACCCATCTGCACGCGTATTCTTCCATCGGTTTGAGGACGCTTGTTATTGGGATGCGTGACTTGAATCCTTCAGAATTTGATCAATGGCACTTTGCTTTTGAGGCAGCAAGTACTTCTTTGATTGGTAGGGCTGCTTTGCTTCGTAAGGTTGCAACCAATGTAGAGAATAACCTATGCATATTAGGCGCTACCGCTATCGAAGATAAACTGCAACAAGGTGTGCCGGAATCTATTGAGTCTCTAAGGCAAGCTGGTATTAAAGTATGGGTATTGACCGGTGACAAACAGGAAACCGCAATTTCAATTGGCTATTCCTCAAGGTTACTGACAGGCGGCATGACTCAATTTAGAATTAAGAGCAATAATCGAGAGTCGTGTAGAAGACATTTACAAGACGCACTTCTCATGTCCAGAAAAAATGAGGTTGGCAATTATTTTGACGGAAGTTCCGTTGATGTTGTTTCAACTCCGATGGCCTTGATTATTGATGGTACAAGCCTTGTATATATTCTTGACAATGAACTTGAAGAAGAG CTCTTTGAACTTTCACAAAGATGCTCTGTTGTTCTATGTTGTCGAGTGGCTCCCTTACAAAAGGCTGGAATTGTGTCGCTCGTGAAGAAAAGGACAGCTGACATGACTCTAGCTATTGGAGATG GTGCTAATGATGTATCGATGATCCAAATGGCTGATGTTGGGGTTGGCATCAGTGGACAGGAGGGTAGGCAAGCTGTAATGGCTTCAGATTTTGCAATGGGGCAGTTTAGGTTTTTAGTTCCTCTCTTATTCATACACGGACATTGGAATTACCAACGACTAGGCTACATGGTGCTATACAATTTTTACAGAAATGCTGTCTTTGTTCTAATTCTATTTTG GTATGTACTCTTCACTGCCTTCACTGTGACAACTGCTATAAACGAATGGAGCAGTGTGTTGTATTCAATAGTCTACACTGCAGTTCCAACTATTGTTGTTGGTATTCTTGACAAGGATCTTAGTAAAAGGACTCTCCTGCATAATCCTCAGCTTTACGGGGCTGGACAAAGACAAGAGGCGTACAACAAAAAATTGTTTTGGTTGATGATAGCCGATACTTTATGGCAAAGCATTGTTGTCTTCTTTGCTCCTCTCTTTGCATATTGGGGAAGCACTATCGATATAGCAAGCATAGGGGATCTTTGGACTCTTTCAGTAGTTATTTTGGTCAATTTGCACTTGGCCATGGATGTAATCAGGTGGACTTGGATTTCTCACGCATCTATTTGGGGGTCTATCGTTGCAACTTTCATATGTGTCATGATTATTGATGCTATACCGGCACTTCATGGTTACTG GGCTATCTTTGATGTTGCAGGCACTGTATTGTTCTGGTTATGTTTAATTGGAATACAAATAGCAGCATTGCTTCCCCGTTTTGTGGTAAAATTCATTCATCAATATTATTGTCCGAATGATATTCAGATTTCAAGAGAAGTAGAGAAGTTTAAGAATCCAAGGATCAATAGAGACGCAGAGATAGAAATGTTTCACATCTCAAATCCACAAAGATAA